The following proteins are encoded in a genomic region of Necator americanus strain Aroian chromosome II, whole genome shotgun sequence:
- a CDS encoding hypothetical protein (NECATOR_CHRII.G5598.T4) produces MSAEIPEDHQRQQEELKPNAEVIEELDNYDKAKKSAVQNEEKVDRKKSKVAIALLSNVYSIYEDDQHRSPPRTQIVCSQHNNFEDFQSLEKSDKFKGAAADASIIMTEIEEDRKPSDKLRKKQQARKTPSDKSDETSEQKDSCNMSRTDDQHSLPAPAKGSKKQQKSTKMSDSRGKKQTKSPNASSQKLLKTAYSIPEVMESPPKTHLKVVEVHVEAGRPLDLVLSTNLVIRTVSKYSIAFHSVLVGDQILEINDIAPMSVPEFLSIMHAEQSELKLSLLRAWNVYPATEARMAGVKKQDNYSYFIVEVYRIKNFRNGFDVKFINKQCHVTKVETNSRGAHAFLKGDRLLDVDSIPITATTDLKFVRRQFNRTMAKEKKCTFLVERLNSLRSSPNPSCFALQRDASEVEMGDDATEIGCREAMRHQLLHRKYKTTSIYGPISKTDERKEKTEATLCTTEDDEGVRHTKRTKRRMRKASMNNKKITIDTKTETLRMPSDVKDESSLQKVTPHSGLISFEAEVSRPKMQLLCVLIFLYFSKVSNSATMIYRVKVRERVSLDLGPNIVTWGRTRNKGNEFIKHCSAFEKNVRCAQFVDEKNVPVLPATEAHVNENGTLDIGSFRATDVGEYFSPDELERVHFNKDGTFWALPRSRISVVLE; encoded by the exons ATGTCCGCAGAAATTCCGGAAGACCATCAACGACAACAGGAGGAGCTGAAACCTAATGCCGAAGTTATTGAAGAGTTAGACAACTATGATAAAGCC aaaaaatcggCCGTTCAAAACGAAGAGAAGGTTGACCGAAAGAAGAGCAAAG TCGCCATCGCCCTTTTGAGTAACGTCTATTCTATCTACGAGGACGACCAACACCGATCTCCGCCGAGGACACAAATTGTCTGCAGCCAACACAACAACTTCGAGGACTTCCAATCCCTGGAGA AGTCTGACAAATTCAAGGGAGCCGCAGCGGATGCGAGCATTATAATgacagaaattgaagaagatcGG AAGCCCTCAGATaagcttcgaaaaaaacaacaagcgAGGAAAACACCTAGTGATAAATCAGATGAAACGAGTGAACAAAAGGATTCGTGCAATATGAGTAGAACAGACGACCAACATTCATTGCCTGCTCCTGCAAAGGGTtcgaaaaaacagcaaaagtcAACTAAGATGAGTGACAGCCGAGGGAAGAAACAGACGAAGAGTCCGA ATGCATCCTCGCAAAAACTTCTGAAGACTGCTTACTCCATACCCGAAGTGATGGAATCTCCACCGAAAACACACCTGAAAGTTGTTGAAGTGCATGTGGAAGCG GGCAGACCTTTAGATCTCGTTCTATCGACCAATCTGGTGATACGAACAGTTAGCAAATATTCTATTGCATTTCACAGTGTACTCGTGGGAGACCAG ATTCTAGAAATAAACGATATAGCTCCTATGAGTGTACCGGAGTTTCTGTCAATTATGCACGCAGAACAGTCAGAG CTAAAGCTTTCATTACTTCGAGCTTGGAACGTTTATCCTGCGACGGAAGCAAGAATGGCTGGAGTTAAGAAACAAGATAATTACTCTTACTTCATTGTTG AAGTCTATCGcattaaaaattttcgaaatggaTTCGATGTGAAATTCATTAATAAGCAGTGTCATGTAACTAAG GTCGAGACCAACAGTCGAGGAGCTCACGCGTTTCTGAAAGGAGACAGATTGCTCGACGTTGATTCAATCCCG ATAACAGCTACAACGGATTTGAAATTTGTACGGAGGCAATTCAACAGGACTATggcaaaggaaaagaagtgtaCTTTCCTCGTTGAGCGACTTAATAGTTTGCGTAGCAGCCCCAATCCAAGCTGTTTCGCGTTGCAA CGCGATGCGAGTGAAGTGGAGATGGGTGACGATGCAACCGAGATTGGGTGCCGTGAGGCTATGCGTCATCAACTTCTTCACAGAAAATAT AAAACTACTTCAATATACGGTCCAATCTCAAAAACTGatgagaggaaagaaaagaccGAAGCAACTCTATGCACTACAGAAGACGACGAAGGCGTAAGACACA CAAAACGAACGAAAAGGCGAATGAGAAAAGCATCTatgaataacaagaaaattacGATCGAT ACAAAAACTGAGACGCTGCGAATGCCATCGGATGTAAAGGATGAATCCTCGTTGCAAAAG GTTACTCCGCATAGTGGGCTGATTAGCTTC GAAGCGGAAG TGTCACGTCCCAAAATGCAATTGTTATGCGTCTTGATCTTCCTGTATTTCTCAAAAGTGTCAAATTCTGCAACCATGATTTATCGAGTTAAGGTTC GTGAACGGGTTTCCCTGGATTTGGGTCCCAATATTGTGACATGGGGACGCACAAGGAACAAAGGGAACGAATTCATAAAGCACTGCAGTGCTTTCGAAAAAAACGTCCGATGTGCACAATTTGTTGATGAG AAGAATGTGCCTGTGCTTCCTGCAACCGAAGCCCATGTTAACGAGAACGGTACCCTCGACATAGGTTCATTTCGAGCTACAGACGTCGGTGAATACTTTTCTCCCGATGAACTTGAAAGG GTTCACTTCAACAAAGATGGTACCTTTTGGGCATTACCTCGCTCTCGTATTTCAGTCGTGCTGGAATAA
- a CDS encoding hypothetical protein (NECATOR_CHRII.G5598.T3): MSAEIPEDHQRQQEELKPNAEVIEELDNYDKAKKSAVQNEEKVDRKKSKESDKFKGAAADASIIMTEIEEDRKPSDKLRKKQQARKTPSDKSDETSEQKDSCNMSRTDDQHSLPAPAKGSKKQQKSTKMSDSRGKKQTKSPNASSQKLLKTAYSIPEVMESPPKTHLKVVEVHVEAGRPLDLVLSTNLVIRTVSKYSIAFHSVLVGDQILEINDIAPMSVPEFLSIMHAEQSELKLSLLRAWNVYPATEARMAGVKKQDNYSYFIVEVYRIKNFRNGFDVKFINKQCHVTKVETNSRGAHAFLKGDRLLDVDSIPITATTDLKFVRRQFNRTMAKEKKCTFLVERLNSLRSSPNPSCFALQRDASEVEMGDDATEIGCREAMRHQLLHRKYKTTSIYGPISKTDERKEKTEATLCTTEDDEGVRHTKRTKRRMRKASMNNKKITIDTKTETLRMPSDVKDESSLQKVTPHSGLISFEAEVSRPKMQLLCVLIFLYFSKVSNSATMIYRVKVRERVSLDLGPNIVTWGRTRNKGNEFIKHCSAFEKNVRCAQFVDEKNVPVLPATEAHVNENGTLDIGSFRATDVGEYFSPDELERVHFNKDGTFWALPRSRISVVLE; the protein is encoded by the exons ATGTCCGCAGAAATTCCGGAAGACCATCAACGACAACAGGAGGAGCTGAAACCTAATGCCGAAGTTATTGAAGAGTTAGACAACTATGATAAAGCC aaaaaatcggCCGTTCAAAACGAAGAGAAGGTTGACCGAAAGAAGAGCAAAG AGTCTGACAAATTCAAGGGAGCCGCAGCGGATGCGAGCATTATAATgacagaaattgaagaagatcGG AAGCCCTCAGATaagcttcgaaaaaaacaacaagcgAGGAAAACACCTAGTGATAAATCAGATGAAACGAGTGAACAAAAGGATTCGTGCAATATGAGTAGAACAGACGACCAACATTCATTGCCTGCTCCTGCAAAGGGTtcgaaaaaacagcaaaagtcAACTAAGATGAGTGACAGCCGAGGGAAGAAACAGACGAAGAGTCCGA ATGCATCCTCGCAAAAACTTCTGAAGACTGCTTACTCCATACCCGAAGTGATGGAATCTCCACCGAAAACACACCTGAAAGTTGTTGAAGTGCATGTGGAAGCG GGCAGACCTTTAGATCTCGTTCTATCGACCAATCTGGTGATACGAACAGTTAGCAAATATTCTATTGCATTTCACAGTGTACTCGTGGGAGACCAG ATTCTAGAAATAAACGATATAGCTCCTATGAGTGTACCGGAGTTTCTGTCAATTATGCACGCAGAACAGTCAGAG CTAAAGCTTTCATTACTTCGAGCTTGGAACGTTTATCCTGCGACGGAAGCAAGAATGGCTGGAGTTAAGAAACAAGATAATTACTCTTACTTCATTGTTG AAGTCTATCGcattaaaaattttcgaaatggaTTCGATGTGAAATTCATTAATAAGCAGTGTCATGTAACTAAG GTCGAGACCAACAGTCGAGGAGCTCACGCGTTTCTGAAAGGAGACAGATTGCTCGACGTTGATTCAATCCCG ATAACAGCTACAACGGATTTGAAATTTGTACGGAGGCAATTCAACAGGACTATggcaaaggaaaagaagtgtaCTTTCCTCGTTGAGCGACTTAATAGTTTGCGTAGCAGCCCCAATCCAAGCTGTTTCGCGTTGCAA CGCGATGCGAGTGAAGTGGAGATGGGTGACGATGCAACCGAGATTGGGTGCCGTGAGGCTATGCGTCATCAACTTCTTCACAGAAAATAT AAAACTACTTCAATATACGGTCCAATCTCAAAAACTGatgagaggaaagaaaagaccGAAGCAACTCTATGCACTACAGAAGACGACGAAGGCGTAAGACACA CAAAACGAACGAAAAGGCGAATGAGAAAAGCATCTatgaataacaagaaaattacGATCGAT ACAAAAACTGAGACGCTGCGAATGCCATCGGATGTAAAGGATGAATCCTCGTTGCAAAAG GTTACTCCGCATAGTGGGCTGATTAGCTTC GAAGCGGAAG TGTCACGTCCCAAAATGCAATTGTTATGCGTCTTGATCTTCCTGTATTTCTCAAAAGTGTCAAATTCTGCAACCATGATTTATCGAGTTAAGGTTC GTGAACGGGTTTCCCTGGATTTGGGTCCCAATATTGTGACATGGGGACGCACAAGGAACAAAGGGAACGAATTCATAAAGCACTGCAGTGCTTTCGAAAAAAACGTCCGATGTGCACAATTTGTTGATGAG AAGAATGTGCCTGTGCTTCCTGCAACCGAAGCCCATGTTAACGAGAACGGTACCCTCGACATAGGTTCATTTCGAGCTACAGACGTCGGTGAATACTTTTCTCCCGATGAACTTGAAAGG GTTCACTTCAACAAAGATGGTACCTTTTGGGCATTACCTCGCTCTCGTATTTCAGTCGTGCTGGAATAA
- a CDS encoding hypothetical protein (NECATOR_CHRII.G5598.T1) — MSAEIPEDHQRQQEELKPNAEVIEELDNYDKAKKSAVQNEEKVDRKKSKESDKFKGAAADASIIMTEIEEDRKPSDKLRKKQQARKTPSDKSDETSEQKDSCNMSRTDDQHSLPAPAKGSKKQQKSTKMSDSRGKKQTKSPNASSQKLLKTAYSIPEVMESPPKTHLKVVEVHVEAGRPLDLVLSTNLVIRTVSKYSIAFHSVLVGDQILEINDIAPMSVPEFLSIMHAEQSELKLSLLRAWNVYPATEARMAGVKKQDNYSYFIVEVYRIKNFRNGFDVKFINKQCHVTKVETNSRGAHAFLKGDRLLDVDSIPITATTDLKFVRRQFNRTMAKEKKCTFLVERLNSLRSSPNPSCFALQRDASEVEMGDDATEIGCREAMRHQLLHRKYKTTSIYGPISKTDERKEKTEATLCTTEDDEGVRHTKRTKRRMRKASMNNKKITIDTKTETLRMPSDVKDESSLQKVTPHSGLISFVRNYIYR; from the exons ATGTCCGCAGAAATTCCGGAAGACCATCAACGACAACAGGAGGAGCTGAAACCTAATGCCGAAGTTATTGAAGAGTTAGACAACTATGATAAAGCC aaaaaatcggCCGTTCAAAACGAAGAGAAGGTTGACCGAAAGAAGAGCAAAG AGTCTGACAAATTCAAGGGAGCCGCAGCGGATGCGAGCATTATAATgacagaaattgaagaagatcGG AAGCCCTCAGATaagcttcgaaaaaaacaacaagcgAGGAAAACACCTAGTGATAAATCAGATGAAACGAGTGAACAAAAGGATTCGTGCAATATGAGTAGAACAGACGACCAACATTCATTGCCTGCTCCTGCAAAGGGTtcgaaaaaacagcaaaagtcAACTAAGATGAGTGACAGCCGAGGGAAGAAACAGACGAAGAGTCCGA ATGCATCCTCGCAAAAACTTCTGAAGACTGCTTACTCCATACCCGAAGTGATGGAATCTCCACCGAAAACACACCTGAAAGTTGTTGAAGTGCATGTGGAAGCG GGCAGACCTTTAGATCTCGTTCTATCGACCAATCTGGTGATACGAACAGTTAGCAAATATTCTATTGCATTTCACAGTGTACTCGTGGGAGACCAG ATTCTAGAAATAAACGATATAGCTCCTATGAGTGTACCGGAGTTTCTGTCAATTATGCACGCAGAACAGTCAGAG CTAAAGCTTTCATTACTTCGAGCTTGGAACGTTTATCCTGCGACGGAAGCAAGAATGGCTGGAGTTAAGAAACAAGATAATTACTCTTACTTCATTGTTG AAGTCTATCGcattaaaaattttcgaaatggaTTCGATGTGAAATTCATTAATAAGCAGTGTCATGTAACTAAG GTCGAGACCAACAGTCGAGGAGCTCACGCGTTTCTGAAAGGAGACAGATTGCTCGACGTTGATTCAATCCCG ATAACAGCTACAACGGATTTGAAATTTGTACGGAGGCAATTCAACAGGACTATggcaaaggaaaagaagtgtaCTTTCCTCGTTGAGCGACTTAATAGTTTGCGTAGCAGCCCCAATCCAAGCTGTTTCGCGTTGCAA CGCGATGCGAGTGAAGTGGAGATGGGTGACGATGCAACCGAGATTGGGTGCCGTGAGGCTATGCGTCATCAACTTCTTCACAGAAAATAT AAAACTACTTCAATATACGGTCCAATCTCAAAAACTGatgagaggaaagaaaagaccGAAGCAACTCTATGCACTACAGAAGACGACGAAGGCGTAAGACACA CAAAACGAACGAAAAGGCGAATGAGAAAAGCATCTatgaataacaagaaaattacGATCGAT ACAAAAACTGAGACGCTGCGAATGCCATCGGATGTAAAGGATGAATCCTCGTTGCAAAAG GTTACTCCGCATAGTGGGCTGATTAGCTTCGTCCGCAACTACATTTATCGCTGA
- a CDS encoding hypothetical protein (NECATOR_CHRII.G5598.T2) — translation MKRRCAIGRWRLAKRIQIQLFIDLGHAQLNEHKPESSAEDATCLADMILSRPKMQLLCVLIFLYFSKVSNSATMIYRVKVRERVSLDLGPNIVTWGRTRNKGNEFIKHCSAFEKNVRCAQFVDEKNVPVLPATEAHVNENGTLDIGSFRATDVGEYFSPDELERVHFNKDGTFWALPRSRISVVLE, via the exons ATGAAACGGCGGTGCGCCATAGGACGATGGCGCCTAGCGAAGAGAATACAAATACAACTTTTTATTGATCTTGGTCATGCACAGCTAAACGAGCATAAGCCGGAGTCTTCTGCCGAGGACGCAACGTGTTTGGCTGATATGATAC TGTCACGTCCCAAAATGCAATTGTTATGCGTCTTGATCTTCCTGTATTTCTCAAAAGTGTCAAATTCTGCAACCATGATTTATCGAGTTAAGGTTC GTGAACGGGTTTCCCTGGATTTGGGTCCCAATATTGTGACATGGGGACGCACAAGGAACAAAGGGAACGAATTCATAAAGCACTGCAGTGCTTTCGAAAAAAACGTCCGATGTGCACAATTTGTTGATGAG AAGAATGTGCCTGTGCTTCCTGCAACCGAAGCCCATGTTAACGAGAACGGTACCCTCGACATAGGTTCATTTCGAGCTACAGACGTCGGTGAATACTTTTCTCCCGATGAACTTGAAAGG GTTCACTTCAACAAAGATGGTACCTTTTGGGCATTACCTCGCTCTCGTATTTCAGTCGTGCTGGAATAA
- a CDS encoding hypothetical protein (NECATOR_CHRII.G5599.T1), whose translation MLTPLIAALRNGSTSIPTAIFTASLGAHPFMQLVFNFIVLRAIISDSEYSSDEGDNTETLAVNEDHYQSCYPANSICGMRRMHCGDI comes from the exons ATGCTAACGCCTCTCATCGCTGCACTTCGcaatggttccacctcgattccaaccgcaatCTTCACCGCGTCGCTTGGAGCGCATCCGTTTATGCAACTGGTCTTCAACTTCAT TGTTCTGCGCGCTATAATCTCGGACTCGGAATACA gctctgacgaaggcgataacaccgaaacgttagcagTCAATGAAGATCATTACCAATCTTGCTATCCTGCCAATTCGATTTGCGGAATGAGACGAATGCACTGCGGAGATATTTGA